A window of the Nocardia sp. NBC_01329 genome harbors these coding sequences:
- a CDS encoding SRPBCC family protein, with protein MAKTLRDTASGVGKTATGTARGATRAASSAGAAARGTATEATPGDLLRQSVQNLAGTLAERAVSGLSGRVTGAAGRLNEYAGGDGGNLLAAVTGAEKLSEGASPMRAVMSAGMSKLGKSVKDTVTSAKDSLTGGGGKGSKAKKPKLTNIVEHLDVGAPVDLVYDQWTQFADFPKFMKKVEQVEQVSDEKVSFTGHVFWSRRTWESTILEQVPFERIIWRSKGAKGYIDGAVTFHEIGPNFTRILVVLEYHPNGFFEKTANLWRAAGRRCRLELKAFERHVMTEALLNPDDIVGWHGEIRDGEVVEDDESARRAEQESAEDDAEDDGAEGEEPVEDEEDEDADEDEEAESDGAAESEAGEEDAGEEDEEDERRESASSRRSVAGRRAAASRRTRERRGARA; from the coding sequence ATGGCGAAGACGCTGCGCGATACCGCCTCGGGAGTCGGAAAGACGGCCACCGGCACCGCGAGAGGGGCTACCCGCGCGGCGTCGTCGGCCGGTGCGGCTGCCCGAGGGACCGCAACGGAGGCGACCCCCGGCGACCTGCTCCGGCAATCGGTGCAGAACCTCGCCGGAACCCTGGCCGAACGCGCGGTATCCGGGCTTTCGGGCCGGGTGACCGGGGCGGCCGGTCGGTTGAACGAGTATGCCGGCGGCGACGGGGGGAATTTGCTCGCGGCCGTGACGGGTGCCGAAAAGCTCTCCGAAGGCGCCTCGCCGATGCGGGCGGTGATGAGCGCGGGTATGAGCAAACTGGGGAAGTCGGTGAAGGACACGGTGACATCGGCCAAGGATTCGCTCACCGGCGGTGGCGGCAAGGGTTCCAAGGCGAAGAAACCCAAACTGACCAATATCGTCGAACATCTCGACGTGGGCGCTCCCGTCGACCTCGTCTACGACCAGTGGACCCAGTTCGCGGATTTCCCGAAGTTCATGAAGAAGGTCGAACAGGTCGAGCAGGTCTCCGATGAGAAGGTCTCCTTTACCGGCCACGTGTTCTGGTCGCGGCGGACCTGGGAATCCACGATCCTCGAACAGGTGCCGTTCGAGCGGATCATCTGGCGCTCGAAAGGCGCCAAAGGTTATATCGACGGGGCGGTCACATTTCATGAGATCGGCCCGAATTTCACCCGGATCCTCGTGGTGCTCGAATATCACCCCAACGGTTTCTTCGAGAAGACCGCCAATCTCTGGCGGGCGGCCGGTCGTCGATGTCGTCTGGAACTCAAGGCCTTCGAACGCCATGTCATGACCGAAGCTCTGCTGAATCCGGACGATATCGTCGGCTGGCACGGGGAGATCCGCGACGGCGAGGTCGTCGAGGACGACGAATCCGCGCGACGCGCGGAGCAGGAGAGTGCCGAGGACGACGCCGAGGACGACGGGGCGGAGGGCGAAGAGCCAGTCGAAGACGAAGAAGACGAAGACGCGGACGAAGACGAGGAGGCCGAGTCCGACGGCGCGGCCGAGTCCGAGGCGGGCGAAGAGGACGCGGGCGAAGAGGACGAGGAGGACGAACGCCGCGAATCCGCATCCTCACGTCGTTCGGTCGCCGGGCGTCGCGCCGCGGCATCGCGCCGGACCCGGGAAAGGCGAGGAGCGCGAGCATGA
- a CDS encoding cytochrome P450, with translation MKAEALEPRREAAATGSATPRPIPVQHRDDRGLPLLGQVLEYARDPVALSRGRWERYGPVAPFRALGKNAVMLLGPDACGAALQNRDKAFANEPAWSELVGPFFRRGLMLIDFEEHLTHRRIMQEAFTRTRLEAYTQRLHPAVEQGVASWEAGTEFPSYWKLKQLTLDIAADLFMGGVQDTGQAEMDRINKAFIACVQAAAGIVRINAPFTRWGRAYRGRKVLEEFLRHYLPAKRAEQTDDIFSVLCHVENENGERFSDDDVVDHMIFLMMAAHDTSTITTSTILQYLGQHPDWQQRCRAEALALGPAPSMAEVEGLESIDLVMREALRLRAPVPVLVRYAVKDTVVEGVRIPAGTDVIVGIQFTHLMEDYWTDPMCFDPARFGADRREDKSHRFAWEPFGGGVHKCIGMYFGGLEVKSIMHRLLREYHWTVDPGYVPPMDYHSLPFPKDGLPITLIRN, from the coding sequence ATGAAGGCCGAGGCCTTGGAACCACGCCGAGAAGCCGCTGCGACCGGGTCGGCGACACCGCGGCCCATCCCGGTCCAGCACCGCGACGACCGGGGACTGCCCCTGCTCGGGCAGGTCCTGGAATACGCCCGAGATCCCGTCGCGCTCTCCCGCGGCCGCTGGGAGCGCTACGGCCCGGTCGCGCCGTTCCGCGCGCTCGGCAAGAACGCGGTGATGCTGCTCGGTCCCGACGCCTGTGGCGCGGCACTGCAGAACAGGGACAAAGCATTCGCCAACGAACCTGCGTGGTCCGAGCTCGTCGGCCCGTTCTTCCGGCGCGGCCTCATGCTCATCGACTTCGAGGAGCATCTGACGCACCGGCGGATCATGCAGGAGGCATTCACCCGAACCCGGCTCGAGGCCTACACTCAGCGATTGCACCCGGCCGTCGAACAGGGTGTCGCGAGCTGGGAAGCGGGTACCGAATTCCCGTCGTACTGGAAGCTCAAGCAGCTCACGCTCGATATCGCCGCCGATCTGTTCATGGGCGGCGTACAGGACACCGGGCAAGCCGAGATGGACCGGATCAACAAGGCGTTCATCGCCTGTGTCCAGGCCGCCGCCGGTATCGTCCGGATCAACGCGCCGTTCACCCGGTGGGGCCGGGCCTATCGCGGCCGCAAGGTGCTGGAGGAATTCCTCCGCCATTATCTGCCTGCCAAACGTGCCGAGCAGACCGACGATATCTTCTCGGTGCTCTGCCACGTCGAGAACGAGAACGGCGAACGGTTCAGCGACGACGACGTGGTCGACCACATGATCTTCCTGATGATGGCGGCCCACGACACCTCGACCATCACCACCTCCACGATCCTGCAGTACCTCGGCCAGCATCCGGACTGGCAGCAACGCTGCCGCGCCGAGGCGCTCGCCCTCGGGCCGGCGCCGTCGATGGCCGAGGTGGAGGGACTGGAGTCGATCGATCTGGTGATGCGCGAGGCGCTGCGTCTGCGCGCCCCCGTTCCCGTGCTCGTCCGGTACGCGGTGAAAGACACAGTCGTGGAGGGCGTTCGGATCCCCGCCGGGACCGATGTGATCGTGGGTATCCAGTTCACCCATCTGATGGAGGACTACTGGACCGATCCGATGTGCTTCGACCCCGCGCGGTTCGGCGCCGACCGCCGTGAGGACAAATCGCATCGCTTCGCCTGGGAGCCGTTCGGGGGCGGCGTGCACAAATGCATCGGCATGTATTTCGGGGGTCTGGAGGTCAAGTCGATCATGCATCGGCTGTTGCGCGAATACCACTGGACCGTGGACCCCGGTTACGTGCCGCCGATGGACTATCACTCGCTTCCGTTTCCCAAAGACGGACTGCCCATCACCTTGATCAGGAACTGA
- a CDS encoding TetR/AcrR family transcriptional regulator, with amino-acid sequence MAVQSGVYRGVSAAERAAERRARLLEAGLTVWANPESRTTMTAVCAAAGLSERYFYESFSGLDALLEAVMSGIAVEIEETSRRAAEDAGQDPAARARASIHAFVRLLVDDPRKGRVAIVESVAVPKLRQRRTELLRHLAHRSALEAREFFGPRDRSENADETAGLLFVGGMAELVTAWLDGTLRASADEIVDAASRALVGLYR; translated from the coding sequence GTGGCCGTGCAATCAGGGGTCTACCGGGGCGTGAGCGCGGCCGAACGCGCTGCCGAACGCCGCGCGCGACTCCTCGAGGCGGGGCTCACGGTCTGGGCGAATCCGGAATCGCGGACCACGATGACCGCCGTCTGCGCCGCGGCGGGGCTGAGCGAACGCTATTTCTACGAGAGCTTCTCCGGACTGGACGCACTGCTCGAGGCCGTCATGAGCGGAATCGCGGTAGAGATCGAGGAGACCAGCCGGCGGGCCGCCGAGGACGCCGGTCAGGACCCGGCCGCGCGGGCCCGGGCGTCGATCCATGCATTCGTCCGACTGCTCGTAGACGACCCGCGCAAGGGGCGGGTCGCCATCGTGGAGTCGGTCGCGGTACCGAAACTGCGGCAACGACGGACCGAACTGCTCCGCCACCTGGCCCATCGGTCCGCGCTGGAGGCCCGCGAATTCTTCGGCCCCCGGGACCGCAGCGAGAACGCCGACGAGACCGCGGGCCTGCTGTTCGTGGGCGGTATGGCCGAACTCGTCACCGCCTGGCTGGACGGCACCCTGCGCGCCTCCGCGGACGAGATCGTCGATGCGGCGTCGCGCGCCCTGGTCGGCCTCTACCGCTGA
- a CDS encoding SDR family NAD(P)-dependent oxidoreductase, producing the protein MSELTGRTVLVTGAGRGIGRAEALYLAEAGANVVVNDPGVGIDGSGGDESVAAAVVAEIRVRGGNAVADTGSVSDWAAAEAMIARAVNEFGDLHAVVNNAAIEANRPLDRLTEQEFDEVVGVKLKGTFAVSRHAAAYWRDRFAAGDRIDRSLVNTSSGSGLLNPLPTQTNYAAANAGVAAMTTVHALELRRLGVRVNCVSPSMVRTRLTESVPTMDEVPQGDAFDPKGPVTLAPVVAYLVAADCPLTGQVLSVRGGSVAVNHGWHRGEQIEKDALWTIPELASALAALPLEDPFERLSAALGGALGTTGRAQLEALVAAQLDGAQLDGAVPAG; encoded by the coding sequence ATGAGCGAGCTGACTGGCCGGACCGTACTGGTAACCGGCGCGGGACGCGGGATCGGACGAGCCGAGGCGCTGTACCTGGCCGAAGCGGGCGCCAATGTCGTGGTCAACGACCCCGGGGTGGGTATCGACGGATCGGGCGGCGACGAGTCGGTGGCGGCCGCTGTCGTAGCGGAGATCCGTGTGCGCGGCGGCAACGCGGTGGCCGATACCGGAAGTGTGTCCGACTGGGCCGCCGCCGAAGCCATGATCGCCCGCGCCGTGAACGAATTCGGTGATCTGCACGCTGTGGTGAACAATGCGGCGATCGAAGCCAACCGGCCGCTGGATCGGCTCACCGAGCAAGAATTCGACGAGGTGGTCGGAGTGAAGCTGAAGGGAACCTTCGCCGTCAGCCGGCACGCGGCGGCCTACTGGCGCGATCGGTTCGCCGCCGGTGACCGCATCGACCGGTCGCTGGTCAACACGTCATCGGGTTCCGGCCTGCTCAATCCGCTGCCCACCCAGACGAACTACGCCGCCGCCAATGCCGGGGTCGCGGCGATGACCACGGTGCATGCTCTGGAGTTGCGGCGGCTCGGCGTCCGGGTCAACTGTGTCAGTCCGTCCATGGTGCGCACCCGGCTCACCGAATCGGTGCCGACAATGGACGAGGTGCCGCAGGGGGATGCGTTCGATCCGAAGGGCCCGGTGACCCTGGCACCGGTGGTGGCCTACCTCGTCGCGGCCGACTGCCCGCTGACCGGCCAAGTGCTCTCGGTGCGGGGTGGTTCGGTCGCGGTGAACCACGGATGGCATCGCGGCGAGCAGATCGAAAAGGACGCGCTGTGGACGATCCCGGAACTGGCGTCGGCGCTGGCGGCGCTACCACTGGAGGATCCGTTCGAACGCTTGTCGGCGGCGCTGGGTGGTGCCCTCGGCACCACGGGCCGTGCTCAGCTCGAGGCACTCGTCGCCGCGCAACTCGACGGCGCGCAACTCGACGGCGCGGTCCCGGCCGGATAA
- a CDS encoding TetR family transcriptional regulator: MGETTGLRDRKRAETRAAIIRAATDLFLDRGFTATSATDIATAAGVSRRTFFLYFPAKEDVLFHHLEAHIRSAVDTLDGLDPGATPWDSVQAAALALVDAFDTATDRSDELADVRADVVRGARGIPGSLMLRLQSAHTELLGSLRERFPGPELRPVLATHLGACLGAAVAAAVSTTPAERATAMRAAIRRAGAGFGE; the protein is encoded by the coding sequence ATGGGCGAGACGACAGGGCTGCGGGACCGGAAGCGCGCGGAGACCCGCGCGGCCATCATTCGCGCCGCCACGGATCTGTTCCTCGACCGCGGTTTCACGGCGACCTCGGCGACCGATATCGCGACCGCGGCCGGTGTCTCGAGACGGACCTTCTTCCTCTACTTCCCGGCCAAGGAGGATGTCCTCTTCCACCACTTGGAAGCACATATCCGATCCGCGGTCGACACCCTCGACGGGCTGGACCCCGGGGCCACTCCGTGGGATTCGGTCCAGGCCGCGGCACTCGCGCTGGTCGATGCCTTCGATACAGCGACCGACCGCTCCGACGAACTCGCCGACGTCCGCGCCGATGTCGTGCGCGGTGCGCGCGGCATCCCCGGATCCCTCATGCTGCGACTGCAATCCGCGCACACCGAACTGCTCGGATCCCTCCGGGAACGGTTCCCCGGCCCGGAGCTGCGGCCGGTGCTGGCCACCCATCTCGGCGCGTGCCTGGGGGCAGCGGTCGCCGCCGCCGTCTCCACCACACCCGCCGAGCGCGCGACCGCGATGCGCGCCGCGATCCGCCGCGCCGGAGCCGGTTTCGGCGAGTGA
- a CDS encoding ABC transporter permease, whose translation MNTVDTRPRTASWLPRLAAVAAALLLWWILTDLLAGPDSLLREFGPQHVPAAVGELFDRGVLLPDIAVSMWRLLVGLLIAVTVGIPLGLLLGLHAATEQAVAPVVQFLRMISPLSWAPIAVALFGIGNQPVIFLVAAASVWPIVLNTAAGVRAIDPGLLLVARSFGASRREQLAAVILPAIRAQVQTGIRIGLGIAWVVLVPAEMLGVRSGLGYQILNARDQLAYDQVMAVIVVIGVIGYALDTLSRVALDRR comes from the coding sequence GTGAACACCGTCGACACCCGGCCCCGGACCGCCTCCTGGTTGCCCCGTCTCGCCGCGGTCGCCGCCGCCCTGCTGTTGTGGTGGATACTCACCGATCTGCTTGCCGGACCCGATTCGCTGCTGCGCGAATTCGGCCCACAGCATGTCCCCGCTGCGGTCGGGGAACTGTTCGACCGCGGGGTGCTGCTCCCGGATATCGCGGTCAGTATGTGGCGCCTGCTGGTGGGGTTGCTGATCGCGGTCACCGTCGGTATCCCGCTGGGGCTGCTGCTCGGACTGCACGCCGCCACCGAACAGGCGGTGGCACCGGTGGTGCAGTTCCTACGGATGATTTCGCCGCTGTCCTGGGCGCCGATCGCGGTGGCGCTGTTCGGTATCGGGAACCAGCCGGTGATCTTCCTGGTCGCGGCCGCATCGGTGTGGCCGATCGTGCTGAACACGGCGGCGGGGGTCCGGGCGATAGATCCCGGGCTGCTGCTGGTCGCGCGCTCGTTCGGGGCCTCCCGGCGAGAACAGCTCGCGGCGGTGATCCTGCCCGCGATCCGTGCGCAGGTGCAGACGGGCATTCGGATCGGTTTGGGGATCGCCTGGGTGGTTCTCGTCCCGGCGGAGATGCTCGGCGTGCGCTCGGGTCTCGGCTACCAGATCCTCAATGCGCGCGACCAGCTCGCCTATGACCAGGTGATGGCGGTGATCGTGGTGATCGGTGTCATCGGATACGCCCTGGACACACTGTCCCGGGTAGCCCTCGACCGCCGCTGA
- a CDS encoding ABC transporter substrate-binding protein, translating into MSAPSISRRGLLCGCAGLVAAGGLAGLADLGRAAAQRRDTGGERLRVGYLPITDAAPLLVADRGAAAADLAEPVLFRSWAALAEAFLTRQVDIVHLLMPMAVQLRFGLGAPARVLGWNHTNGSALTVASGITELGQLAGTQVAIPFWWSIHNIVIQQLLRANGLRPVIRGAASRSAGTVELVVMSPSDMVPALANGSISAFTVADPFNAVAELRGVGRIHRFLGDLWRDHACCALVVHQELLDRRPAAAQAVADAVVAAQLRIGADRPAAAKQLAGAYLPQPLPAITKALTYPDTLPVRHPDWQPQRIGFQPFPFPSFTTALVAAMHDTVVDGDTRFLAALDPDRVHDALVDDRFVRAALAHAGGPAAFGLPDRLTRIEEIDPS; encoded by the coding sequence GTGAGCGCCCCGTCGATATCGCGGCGGGGATTGCTCTGCGGGTGTGCCGGACTCGTCGCGGCGGGCGGTCTCGCCGGCCTGGCCGACCTGGGCCGGGCGGCGGCGCAGCGGCGCGATACCGGCGGTGAGCGACTCCGGGTCGGCTATCTGCCGATCACCGATGCCGCACCGCTGCTCGTCGCCGACCGCGGCGCCGCGGCCGCGGATCTCGCCGAACCGGTGTTGTTCCGCAGCTGGGCGGCGCTGGCCGAAGCGTTCCTCACCCGGCAGGTCGATATCGTGCACCTGCTGATGCCGATGGCGGTCCAGCTGCGGTTCGGTCTCGGCGCACCGGCGCGGGTGCTGGGGTGGAACCACACCAACGGTTCCGCGCTGACGGTCGCGTCCGGGATCACCGAACTCGGGCAGCTGGCCGGAACCCAGGTCGCCATCCCGTTCTGGTGGTCCATCCACAACATCGTGATCCAGCAGTTGCTGCGCGCGAACGGTTTACGCCCGGTGATCCGTGGCGCGGCCTCACGTTCGGCGGGGACGGTGGAACTGGTCGTGATGAGCCCGTCGGATATGGTCCCGGCGCTGGCCAACGGTTCGATCAGCGCCTTCACCGTGGCCGACCCGTTCAACGCCGTCGCTGAACTCCGCGGTGTCGGCCGAATCCACCGGTTCCTCGGCGACCTGTGGCGTGATCACGCCTGCTGCGCGCTGGTCGTGCACCAAGAGCTGCTGGACCGGCGTCCCGCGGCCGCGCAGGCGGTCGCCGACGCGGTCGTCGCGGCGCAGCTGCGCATCGGTGCCGACCGTCCGGCTGCCGCGAAACAACTCGCGGGCGCCTACCTGCCACAGCCCTTGCCCGCCATCACCAAGGCTCTCACCTATCCCGATACGCTCCCGGTCCGCCACCCGGATTGGCAGCCGCAGCGGATCGGATTCCAGCCCTTCCCCTTCCCGAGTTTCACCACCGCGCTGGTGGCAGCCATGCACGACACCGTTGTCGACGGCGATACCCGCTTCCTCGCCGCCCTGGACCCGGACCGGGTACACGACGCACTCGTCGACGACCGTTTCGTTCGTGCCGCGCTCGCCCACGCGGGCGGTCCGGCCGCCTTCGGCCTGCCCGACCGGCTCACCCGCATCGAGGAGATCGACCCATCGTGA
- a CDS encoding ABC transporter ATP-binding protein, whose protein sequence is MGTVAVRLAGARKTYPGRHDPVLDDVDLRIGTGELLVVLGASGSGKSTLLRVVAGLDRLDEGEISWAAGEAENPATGMVFQQPLLMPWLTVRDNVRFGGRFARHRSGFDPDHVDGLLGRFGLAGLADRRPDQLSGGQAQRVAVIRAVAVRPRLLLLDEPFSALDPAVRADLQDWLADLVREIGCTTVLVTHDIDEALRLADRIVLIGAGATVREEFRELGAADERDRLRQRIIDRYRDSAVTS, encoded by the coding sequence GTGGGAACTGTCGCAGTACGACTAGCCGGTGCTCGCAAAACCTATCCGGGCCGGCACGACCCGGTGCTCGACGACGTCGATCTACGGATCGGCACCGGTGAGCTGCTCGTGGTGCTCGGTGCCAGCGGTAGCGGTAAATCGACGCTGTTGCGCGTGGTCGCCGGCCTGGACCGGCTCGACGAGGGCGAGATCAGCTGGGCCGCGGGGGAGGCCGAGAACCCGGCTACGGGGATGGTCTTCCAGCAGCCGCTGCTCATGCCCTGGCTCACCGTCCGGGACAACGTCCGGTTCGGTGGCCGGTTCGCCCGACACCGGAGCGGATTCGACCCGGACCATGTGGACGGACTGCTCGGCCGTTTCGGCCTGGCCGGGCTCGCCGACCGGCGGCCCGATCAGCTCTCCGGCGGGCAGGCGCAACGGGTCGCGGTGATCCGGGCGGTGGCGGTGCGGCCGCGACTGCTGCTGCTGGACGAACCGTTCAGCGCGCTCGACCCGGCGGTCCGCGCCGACCTCCAGGACTGGCTGGCCGATCTGGTCCGGGAGATCGGCTGCACCACGGTGCTGGTCACTCACGATATCGACGAAGCCCTCCGGCTCGCCGACCGGATCGTACTCATCGGGGCGGGCGCGACGGTGCGCGAAGAGTTCCGCGAGCTCGGTGCTGCGGACGAACGGGACCGGTTGCGGCAGCGGATCATCGACCGCTACCGGGATTCGGCGGTGACGTCGTGA
- a CDS encoding acyl-CoA dehydrogenase family protein: MTATVTSAAGRTVAEFVRTRAADLDTGHTDTRTDIAEIGGRGLLDAGLGGSDIREIAGVIEEVAAESLAAAFSLWAQRMALEYVRRATGSVRERYLDELASGRQIGVTAMAAALKHLAGLGELPLRADDVNGDRVSGPIAWASNVFPDSLIVFPFRGSDGSGRVGVVRADADGVGIRSAPELLALGATASTALAFDRVEVREDQLVTTDLPAFCATIRPVFLLLQTAFCAGAAGTAVRAAGDRLDGLGAQFRGEHRALAGRYSAVRRRLREYTADAHATPPAELIRLRLDAACTAVDASRLESTLRGGAGYALHCDTNRRFREAAFLPVQSPSEGQLRWELSQYD; this comes from the coding sequence ATGACCGCCACCGTCACCTCCGCCGCCGGGCGGACAGTCGCCGAATTCGTCCGCACTCGTGCCGCCGACCTCGATACGGGCCACACCGACACTCGTACCGATATCGCCGAGATCGGCGGGCGCGGCCTGCTCGACGCCGGGCTCGGTGGTTCCGATATCCGCGAAATCGCCGGTGTCATCGAAGAGGTCGCGGCCGAGAGTCTCGCGGCCGCGTTCTCACTGTGGGCTCAGCGGATGGCACTCGAATATGTCCGGCGCGCGACCGGTTCGGTGCGCGAGCGGTATCTGGACGAACTGGCCTCCGGTCGGCAGATCGGTGTCACCGCGATGGCGGCGGCGCTCAAACACCTGGCGGGCCTGGGCGAACTGCCCCTGCGCGCCGACGATGTGAACGGCGATCGGGTCTCCGGACCGATCGCCTGGGCCTCCAATGTCTTCCCGGATTCGCTGATCGTGTTCCCGTTCCGGGGCTCGGACGGAAGCGGCCGGGTCGGGGTGGTGCGTGCCGATGCCGACGGTGTGGGGATCCGGTCGGCGCCGGAGCTGCTGGCGCTGGGTGCGACGGCCTCGACCGCTTTGGCCTTCGACCGGGTCGAGGTGCGCGAAGACCAGTTGGTCACCACCGATCTTCCCGCTTTCTGCGCGACCATCCGCCCGGTGTTCCTGCTGTTGCAGACGGCGTTCTGCGCCGGTGCCGCCGGGACTGCGGTCCGTGCGGCGGGGGACCGGCTGGACGGACTCGGCGCCCAGTTCCGGGGCGAGCACCGGGCTCTCGCCGGACGGTACTCGGCGGTGCGGCGGCGTCTGCGCGAATACACCGCCGACGCGCATGCGACGCCGCCCGCCGAGCTCATCCGCCTGCGCCTCGACGCGGCGTGTACCGCCGTCGACGCGAGCCGCTTGGAATCCACGCTGCGCGGCGGCGCGGGCTACGCACTGCACTGCGATACCAATCGGCGGTTCCGGGAAGCCGCCTTCCTCCCTGTCCAATCCCCCTCGGAAGGCCAATTGCGGTGGGAACTGTCGCAGTACGACTAG
- a CDS encoding DUF4242 domain-containing protein — protein MSLYLYELVPTGPAARTIEEFGARAEKEGGVLIEAQVTAGAARIFAIAEFAGCRAPALPAPELLAEAVDGPHEVRLVGADLAAIKAARPGAGYLVEWDIPAEIDMNTYLARKKANAPKYADVPEVSFLRTYVREDTAKCLCFYDAPDEAAVRRARDAVNTPVDRLHELADPRI, from the coding sequence ATGTCCCTGTATCTGTACGAACTCGTGCCCACCGGCCCTGCGGCCCGCACCATCGAGGAATTCGGCGCGCGGGCCGAGAAGGAAGGTGGAGTGCTGATCGAAGCCCAGGTCACCGCCGGTGCCGCCCGGATCTTCGCGATCGCCGAATTCGCGGGTTGTCGGGCTCCCGCGCTTCCGGCACCGGAGCTGCTCGCCGAGGCCGTCGACGGTCCGCACGAAGTCCGCCTGGTCGGCGCCGATCTGGCCGCGATAAAGGCCGCGCGGCCGGGCGCCGGATATCTCGTCGAATGGGATATCCCGGCCGAGATCGATATGAACACCTACCTGGCCAGGAAAAAGGCGAATGCCCCCAAATACGCCGACGTACCCGAGGTGAGCTTCCTGCGCACCTACGTCCGCGAGGACACGGCCAAATGCCTGTGCTTCTACGACGCGCCCGACGAAGCCGCGGTGCGCCGCGCCCGCGACGCGGTGAACACGCCGGTGGACCGGCTGCACGAACTGGCAGATCCGCGGATATGA
- a CDS encoding putative leader peptide, giving the protein MSVTRSNLTRRLHVDLVRVANAACRHRR; this is encoded by the coding sequence GTGTCCGTGACCCGCAGCAACCTGACCCGCCGCCTGCACGTGGACCTCGTGCGCGTGGCCAACGCTGCCTGTCGTCACCGGCGCTGA
- a CDS encoding TetR/AcrR family transcriptional regulator — MATTTESAAPASAERRGKPAPAQRLLDTATTLFARHGIRAIGIDRVLAESGVARASLYSSYGSKDALVIAYLEHLDRRDRARWNEATAEITDPADRILTFFDLALASAPDRGFRGCQYANAATEFPDEALAPVVAHRRWMLDTLIELLRARRAPDAAGLARRIQLIYDGALAGSKLEHTVEPLRLGRSLAADLLRAD; from the coding sequence GTGGCCACAACAACGGAGTCCGCGGCACCGGCATCCGCCGAACGGCGCGGCAAACCGGCGCCGGCGCAGCGCCTGCTCGATACCGCGACCACCCTGTTCGCCCGGCACGGTATCCGCGCGATCGGCATCGATCGGGTCCTGGCCGAATCCGGGGTGGCACGTGCCAGTCTGTATTCCAGCTACGGCTCCAAGGACGCACTGGTCATCGCCTATCTCGAACATCTGGACCGTCGCGATCGCGCCCGCTGGAACGAAGCCACTGCCGAGATAACCGATCCAGCCGACCGGATCCTCACCTTCTTCGACCTCGCGCTCGCGTCCGCCCCGGACCGCGGTTTCCGAGGCTGCCAATACGCCAATGCCGCAACCGAATTCCCGGACGAGGCCCTCGCGCCCGTAGTCGCCCACCGCCGCTGGATGCTCGACACCCTCATCGAACTGCTGCGAGCCCGCCGCGCCCCCGATGCCGCTGGACTCGCCCGCCGAATCCAGCTGATCTACGACGGCGCCCTGGCCGGCTCCAAACTCGAGCACACGGTGGAACCACTGCGCCTGGGCCGATCCCTTGCCGCCGACCTCCTCCGCGCCGACTGA